In one window of Rathayibacter caricis DSM 15933 DNA:
- the rhaI gene encoding L-rhamnose isomerase has product MTELTPDVLSQLEQQAIELPSWAFGNAGTRFKVFATPGTPRTIEEKISDAATVNELTGLAPTVALHIPWDKVDDYSALGDYAASKGVALGTINSNTFQDDDYKFGSLTHSDPVIRQKAIDHHLACIDIMDATGSRDLKIWLADGSNYPGQQDIRGRQDRLADSLATIYERLGAEQRMVLEYKFFEPAFYHMDVPDWGTSYAHVAALGDRALVCLDTGHHAPGTNIEFIVAQLLRLGKLGSFDFNSRFYADDDLIVGAADPFQLFRILFEVVRGGGYGPDSPVAFMLDQCHNVEDKIPGQIRSVLNVQEMTARALLVDRAELEKAQLAGDVLGANGILMDAFYSDVRPALAAWRETRGLPADPMREYAASGRAEQLAAERVGGTQSSWGA; this is encoded by the coding sequence CGAACTGCCCTCGTGGGCCTTCGGCAACGCCGGCACCCGCTTCAAGGTGTTCGCCACTCCCGGCACGCCCCGCACCATCGAGGAGAAGATCTCGGACGCGGCGACCGTCAACGAGCTCACCGGACTGGCGCCGACCGTCGCGCTGCACATCCCGTGGGACAAGGTGGACGACTACTCGGCGCTCGGCGACTACGCCGCGTCGAAGGGCGTGGCGCTGGGCACCATCAACTCCAACACCTTCCAGGACGACGACTACAAGTTCGGCTCGCTCACGCACTCCGACCCGGTGATCCGCCAGAAGGCGATCGACCACCACCTCGCCTGCATCGACATCATGGACGCGACCGGCTCGCGCGACCTCAAGATCTGGCTCGCCGACGGCTCGAACTACCCCGGCCAGCAGGACATCCGCGGCCGCCAGGACCGTCTCGCCGACTCCCTCGCGACCATCTACGAGCGCCTGGGCGCCGAGCAGCGGATGGTGCTCGAGTACAAGTTCTTCGAGCCCGCGTTCTACCACATGGATGTGCCGGACTGGGGCACCTCGTACGCGCATGTGGCCGCGCTGGGTGACCGCGCACTGGTCTGCCTCGACACCGGCCACCACGCCCCGGGCACCAACATCGAGTTCATCGTCGCCCAGCTGCTGCGCCTCGGGAAGCTCGGCTCGTTCGACTTCAACTCGCGCTTCTACGCCGACGACGACCTGATCGTCGGAGCCGCCGACCCGTTCCAGCTGTTCCGGATCCTCTTCGAGGTGGTGCGCGGAGGCGGCTACGGCCCCGACTCGCCCGTCGCGTTCATGCTCGACCAGTGCCACAACGTCGAGGACAAGATCCCCGGCCAGATCCGCTCGGTGCTGAACGTGCAGGAGATGACGGCGCGCGCGCTGCTCGTCGACCGCGCGGAGCTCGAGAAGGCGCAGCTCGCGGGCGACGTGCTCGGCGCGAACGGGATCCTGATGGACGCCTTCTACTCGGACGTGCGCCCGGCTCTCGCCGCCTGGCGCGAGACCCGCGGCCTGCCCGCGGACCCGATGCGCGAGTACGCCGCATCGGGCCGCGCCGAGCAGCTCGCCGCCGAGCGCGTCGGCGGCACCCAGTCCAGCTGGGGCGCCTGA
- a CDS encoding Abi family protein, whose amino-acid sequence MLTWEGPFLCPEEADVGLKPGLSTPQLVRLLLDRGLEIADPDACARFLDVQGYYRFSGYLRYFQRAPHRGDDRFEEGSTFEAVRAVYDADALLRETLTGPLARAELLLRSRTAQAIAEIHGPYRTYLETAFYTDAPSAQPTAESCLRDIERSRERHILRYTDSTGATRFDELTVWSAVEAWSFGTLSKCIERGDGGALSAAVAARLGAARSGFASRVRALVYLRNRCAHHSRLWNHSLIDAGPTPNNVRAKAKRLAGQFDPRSVLDAVASLDDILRRGEGGLPALPGLVEKHASHAVLWRGLAAPQSPRDHTAATAPAR is encoded by the coding sequence ATGCTCACATGGGAGGGGCCTTTTCTTTGTCCCGAGGAGGCCGACGTGGGCCTCAAGCCCGGTCTCTCCACCCCGCAGCTGGTGCGCCTCCTCCTCGACCGCGGTCTCGAGATCGCCGATCCGGACGCCTGCGCCCGCTTCCTCGACGTGCAGGGCTACTACCGGTTCTCCGGATACCTCCGGTACTTCCAGCGCGCACCCCACCGCGGAGACGACCGCTTCGAAGAGGGGAGCACGTTCGAGGCGGTCAGGGCGGTCTACGACGCGGACGCACTCCTCCGCGAGACGCTCACGGGCCCGCTGGCTCGTGCCGAGTTGCTCCTGAGGAGCCGGACTGCTCAGGCGATCGCCGAGATCCACGGTCCGTACCGCACCTACCTCGAGACGGCCTTCTACACGGACGCGCCGAGCGCACAGCCGACTGCCGAGTCGTGCCTGAGGGACATCGAGCGGAGCAGGGAGCGGCACATCCTGCGGTACACGGACTCCACCGGAGCCACGCGGTTCGACGAGCTGACGGTGTGGTCGGCTGTGGAGGCCTGGTCGTTCGGCACGTTGTCGAAGTGCATCGAGCGCGGTGACGGAGGAGCGCTGTCCGCAGCAGTGGCAGCGCGTCTCGGCGCGGCCCGGTCCGGCTTCGCCTCCCGCGTGAGAGCTCTGGTCTACCTGCGCAACAGATGCGCCCATCACAGTCGCCTCTGGAACCACTCGCTCATCGATGCGGGCCCCACACCCAACAACGTCCGCGCGAAGGCGAAGCGCCTCGCCGGCCAGTTCGATCCGCGCTCAGTGCTCGACGCGGTCGCGTCTCTCGACGACATCCTCCGCCGGGGCGAGGGCGGGCTTCCCGCACTTCCCGGCCTGGTCGAGAAGCACGCCTCCCACGCAGTGCTGTGGCGAGGTCTCGCCGCACCGCAGAGCCCGCGCGATCACACCGCGGCCACCGCGCCCGCTCGGTGA
- a CDS encoding alpha/beta hydrolase fold domain-containing protein: MTLTVPDALVPLALRLARANRTFVTEEGARRRIREAELRPAPYGPPARLASGIRVDVEHVDGWPVYTLVPRGRVVGGTVYAHGGGWVNEIHPQHWRLAARIAAEASIAVTLPIYPLVPFGTALEALDGVLALVRRSLERHGPTCLAGDSAGGQIALSTALALRDEGVVLPRTVLISPALDLSWSNPRIPEVQPTDPWLGTPGGRVLAEHWRGELDLLDPAVSPLFGEYAGLGPLTVFTGTRDVLNPDVHLLAAKAAAACVPFELHEAVGQLHVYPLVPTRAGRGSAHDVIEALSRAVRGADLQK, from the coding sequence ATGACCCTCACGGTGCCCGACGCCCTCGTCCCGCTCGCGCTGCGGCTCGCGCGAGCGAACCGCACGTTCGTGACCGAGGAGGGGGCCCGGCGGCGGATCCGCGAGGCGGAGCTGCGTCCCGCGCCGTACGGGCCGCCGGCGCGGCTGGCGTCCGGGATCCGCGTGGACGTCGAGCACGTCGACGGGTGGCCCGTGTACACGCTGGTTCCGCGGGGCCGCGTGGTCGGAGGGACGGTGTACGCGCACGGCGGCGGCTGGGTCAACGAGATCCACCCGCAGCACTGGCGGCTCGCGGCCCGCATCGCGGCGGAGGCGTCGATCGCCGTCACGCTGCCGATCTACCCGCTGGTGCCGTTCGGCACCGCTCTCGAAGCGCTCGACGGCGTTCTCGCCCTGGTGCGCAGGAGCCTGGAGCGCCACGGACCGACCTGCCTCGCGGGCGACTCCGCCGGCGGGCAGATCGCGCTGTCGACGGCGCTGGCGCTCCGCGACGAGGGCGTGGTGCTGCCGCGCACCGTGCTGATCTCGCCGGCGCTCGACCTCTCGTGGAGCAACCCGCGCATCCCGGAGGTGCAGCCGACCGATCCGTGGCTCGGCACCCCCGGCGGCCGCGTGCTCGCGGAGCACTGGCGCGGGGAGCTCGACCTGCTCGATCCGGCGGTGAGCCCGCTGTTCGGGGAGTACGCCGGACTTGGGCCGCTGACCGTGTTCACCGGCACCCGCGACGTGCTGAACCCCGACGTGCACCTGCTGGCGGCGAAGGCCGCGGCGGCCTGCGTGCCGTTCGAGCTGCACGAGGCCGTCGGGCAGCTCCACGTCTACCCGCTGGTGCCCACCCGCGCGGGCCGCGGCTCGGCGCACGACGTGATCGAGGCCCTGAGCCGCGCAGTGCGCGGGGCCGACCTGCAGAAGTGA
- a CDS encoding alpha/beta fold hydrolase, translating to MDTSRIWRSVSGEGDPLLALHPGGTDSRSMAPLLENLPDHRWVVVDRPGHGRSPDVDGEWSFVDAADAVAAVLDELALPPAHVVGWSDGAIVGLHLALRRPDLVRTLVVGSGVFHHDGWREGVLDGEPPEFLGDAYAELSPDGREHWPVVVAKAARLHETEPSLAVEDLARLDLPVLVVAGDDDEVRFEHLVAMYEALPDGELAILPRATHGALVEKPDLLARLIRDLHHPVGNGVAPIRRR from the coding sequence GGCGAGGGCGATCCGCTGCTCGCCCTGCATCCCGGCGGCACCGACTCCCGCTCGATGGCGCCACTCCTCGAGAACCTGCCCGATCACCGCTGGGTCGTGGTCGACCGGCCGGGGCACGGGCGGTCGCCGGACGTCGACGGGGAGTGGAGCTTCGTCGACGCGGCCGACGCGGTGGCGGCGGTGCTGGACGAGCTCGCGCTCCCGCCCGCGCACGTCGTCGGCTGGAGCGACGGGGCGATCGTCGGACTCCACCTGGCCCTCCGGCGACCCGATCTCGTGCGGACGCTCGTCGTCGGCTCCGGGGTGTTCCACCACGACGGCTGGCGCGAGGGCGTGCTCGACGGGGAGCCGCCGGAGTTCCTCGGCGACGCCTACGCCGAGCTGTCACCCGACGGGCGCGAGCACTGGCCGGTGGTCGTCGCGAAGGCCGCGCGTCTTCACGAGACGGAGCCCTCGCTCGCCGTCGAGGACCTCGCGCGGCTCGACCTGCCCGTGCTCGTGGTGGCCGGAGACGACGACGAGGTGCGGTTCGAGCACCTGGTCGCGATGTACGAGGCGCTGCCGGACGGCGAGCTGGCGATCCTGCCGAGAGCGACCCACGGCGCGCTCGTCGAGAAGCCCGATCTGCTGGCGCGGCTCATCCGAGATCTGCACCACCCGGTCGGGAACGGAGTGGCGCCGATCCGGCGTCGCTGA